The following are from one region of the Chromobacterium phragmitis genome:
- the fumC gene encoding class II fumarate hydratase, producing the protein MTAVRSETDSFGPIDVPARALWGAQTQRSLAHFRISSETMPPELVLALARVKRACAEANRELGKLDDAKAAAIIGAADEVLAGRHDGEFPLSIWQTGSGTQSNMNMNEVLANRASELLGGDRGQSRLVHPNDDVNRGQSSNDIFPTAMHVAAATQLAERLLPSLGQLRRALETKAQAFADVVKIGRTHLQDATPLTLGQEISGWAAQLELAEQAVAAALPMLCQLAVGGTAVGTGLNTDPRFGAAASARLAEQCNLPFASADNKFAALAGHEPLLFAHGALKTLAAALMKIANDIRWLASGPRSGLGELSLPENEPGSSIMPGKVNPTQCEAMTMLCCQVLGNDAALAVGAASGNFELNVFKPLIIHNFLQSVRLLADGMDSLREHCVDGMEANRARIAELMERSLMLVTALNPHIGYDKAAAIAKHAHHHGLTLREAALALGHVSAEQFDAWVRAEEMV; encoded by the coding sequence ATGACCGCCGTACGCAGCGAAACCGACAGCTTTGGCCCGATAGACGTTCCCGCCCGCGCGCTATGGGGCGCTCAGACCCAGCGCTCGCTCGCCCACTTCCGCATTTCCAGCGAAACCATGCCGCCGGAGCTGGTCCTGGCGCTGGCGCGGGTCAAGCGCGCCTGCGCCGAGGCCAACCGCGAGCTGGGCAAGCTCGACGACGCCAAGGCCGCCGCCATCATCGGCGCCGCCGACGAGGTGCTGGCCGGCCGTCACGACGGCGAATTCCCGCTATCGATCTGGCAGACCGGCTCTGGCACCCAGAGCAATATGAATATGAACGAGGTGCTGGCCAACCGCGCATCCGAACTCCTGGGCGGCGATCGCGGCCAGTCGCGGCTGGTCCACCCCAACGACGACGTCAACCGCGGTCAGTCGTCCAACGACATCTTCCCCACCGCGATGCACGTCGCCGCAGCGACGCAGCTGGCCGAGCGGCTGCTGCCGTCGCTGGGACAGCTGCGGCGCGCGCTGGAAACCAAGGCCCAGGCCTTCGCCGACGTCGTCAAGATAGGCCGCACCCATCTGCAGGACGCCACGCCGCTGACGCTGGGCCAGGAGATATCCGGCTGGGCGGCGCAGCTGGAGCTGGCCGAGCAGGCCGTCGCCGCCGCATTGCCCATGCTGTGCCAGCTGGCGGTGGGAGGCACCGCGGTAGGCACCGGCCTCAATACCGATCCGCGCTTCGGCGCCGCCGCTTCGGCGCGGCTGGCGGAACAATGCAACCTGCCCTTCGCCAGCGCCGACAACAAATTCGCCGCGCTGGCCGGCCATGAGCCGCTGCTGTTCGCCCACGGCGCGCTGAAAACGCTGGCCGCCGCGCTGATGAAGATAGCCAACGACATCCGCTGGCTGGCGTCCGGCCCGCGCAGCGGCTTGGGCGAGCTGTCGCTGCCGGAAAACGAGCCGGGCAGCTCCATCATGCCGGGCAAGGTCAATCCCACCCAGTGCGAGGCGATGACGATGCTCTGCTGCCAGGTGCTGGGCAACGACGCGGCGCTGGCGGTCGGCGCCGCTTCCGGCAATTTCGAGCTCAATGTGTTCAAGCCCCTGATCATCCATAACTTCCTGCAAAGCGTCCGCCTGCTGGCCGACGGCATGGACAGCCTGCGCGAGCACTGCGTGGACGGCATGGAGGCCAACCGCGCGCGCATCGCCGAGCTGATGGAACGCTCGCTGATGCTGGTCACCGCGCTGAATCCGCACATCGGCTACGACAAGGCCGCCGCCATCGCCAAGCACGCCCACCATCATGGCCTGACGCTGCGCGAGGCGGCGCTGGCGCTGGGACATGTCAGCGCCGAGCAGTTCGACGCCTGGGTGCGGGCGGAAGAGATGGTGTGA
- the hemE gene encoding uroporphyrinogen decarboxylase: protein MTQLKNDTFLRALLKEPVEYTPIWMMRQAGRYLPEYRATRARAGSFMGLCTSPDYATEVTLQPLDRFPLDAAILFSDILTVPDAMGLGLFFAEGEGPKFQRPLRDEAAIRALAPADMGKLQYVFDAVASIRKALDGRVPLIGFSGSPFTLACYMVEGGGSDDFRHVKAMLYSRPELLHHILEANTQSVIAYLNAQIDAGAQAVQIFDTWGGALSHAAYREFSLAYMQRIVAGLKREADGRRVPVIVFTKGGGQWLEDIAAIGADCVGLDWTTDIGQARARVGAKVALQGNFDPNALFAEPAAIEREVARILASYGQGSGHVFNLGHGISQYADPAHAGALVDAVHRLSREYHGSV from the coding sequence ATGACCCAGCTGAAAAACGATACCTTCCTGCGGGCCCTGCTGAAGGAGCCGGTCGAATACACCCCGATCTGGATGATGCGCCAGGCCGGACGCTACCTGCCGGAATACCGCGCCACCCGCGCGCGCGCCGGCAGCTTCATGGGCTTGTGCACCAGCCCGGACTACGCCACCGAAGTGACGCTGCAGCCGCTGGACCGTTTCCCGCTGGACGCGGCCATCCTGTTTTCCGACATCCTGACCGTGCCGGACGCGATGGGCCTGGGCCTATTTTTCGCCGAGGGCGAGGGACCGAAGTTCCAGCGCCCGCTGCGCGACGAGGCCGCCATCCGCGCATTGGCGCCGGCCGACATGGGCAAGCTGCAGTACGTGTTCGACGCGGTGGCCAGCATCCGCAAGGCGCTGGATGGCCGCGTGCCGCTGATCGGCTTTTCCGGCAGCCCGTTCACGCTGGCCTGCTACATGGTGGAAGGCGGCGGTTCCGACGACTTCCGCCACGTCAAGGCGATGTTGTACAGCCGCCCGGAACTGCTGCACCACATTCTGGAGGCGAACACCCAGTCGGTGATCGCCTACCTGAACGCCCAGATCGATGCCGGCGCGCAGGCGGTGCAGATTTTCGACACCTGGGGCGGCGCGCTCAGCCATGCCGCCTATCGCGAATTCTCTCTCGCCTACATGCAGCGCATCGTCGCCGGCCTCAAGCGCGAGGCCGACGGCCGCAGGGTGCCGGTGATCGTGTTCACCAAGGGCGGCGGCCAATGGCTGGAAGACATCGCCGCCATCGGCGCCGATTGCGTGGGCCTGGACTGGACTACCGACATCGGCCAGGCGCGCGCGCGCGTCGGCGCCAAGGTGGCGTTGCAGGGTAATTTCGATCCCAACGCCTTGTTCGCCGAACCGGCGGCCATCGAGCGCGAAGTGGCTCGCATCCTGGCCAGCTACGGCCAGGGCAGCGGCCACGTGTTCAATCTGGGCCACGGCATTTCCCAATACGCGGACCCCGCCCACGCTGGCGCGCTGGTGGACGCGGTCCACCGTTTGTCGCGCGAATATCACGGCTCGGTTTGA
- a CDS encoding primosomal protein N' encodes MNGTVRVQVAVDVPLGGTFSYLTESPVMPGARVSVFFGNRRMCGVVVTPIPGEGVEEIDSAKLRCIDSVLDGLPPLPEEFLALARFASDYYHHPLGQTLFTALPTGLREPRDVVRPDRRPFALTAAGLGEPPPARQKARLALWQALQDGPLSLAEAKAATPQAGKLLADWLAEGKAERTTPERPPLRLGRAPALNEEQGAALAALSASEGFQPWLLHGVTGSGKTEVYLRLIAERLAEKRQTLVLVPEINLTPQLINRFADRFPDSRIVVQHSHLADGERMHGWLDAWHGDADVVIGTRLSVFTPLPRLGLIVVDEEHDGSFKQQDGLRYHARDLAVWRARRAGIAIVLGSATPSLETVANVEAGRYKKLALTRRAHGAARLPDVRLVDTRRKKLAEGLSEAVLDALKARLARKEMSLVFINRRGFAPVVACTACGWTSGCPHCSAKLVVHLMERKLRCHHCGWEEPVPRACPDCGDPDIKPLGEGTQRLESALQRMLPEARVLRIDRDTTSRKDAWDEVYRKVHGGEVDILVGTQMLAKGHDFGTLSLVAALGADGGLYSADFRASERLFAQLMQVAGRAGRADAPGEVLIQTQWPDHPLYHALVAHDFDGYAAALLNERRQAGFPPSTFQALLRADSPELARAAAFLRQAREAMEPLAERVLISGPAPALMARLAQRERAQLVLESPQRGALHRLLHQLPPLLDGLAKAHGRALRWSLDVDPQEL; translated from the coding sequence ATGAACGGGACGGTACGGGTTCAGGTGGCGGTGGACGTCCCCTTGGGGGGTACGTTCAGCTACCTGACTGAATCGCCCGTCATGCCGGGGGCGCGAGTGAGCGTTTTTTTCGGCAATCGCCGCATGTGTGGCGTCGTGGTCACGCCGATACCCGGGGAGGGTGTGGAGGAGATCGATTCCGCCAAGTTGCGGTGCATAGACAGCGTGTTGGATGGGCTGCCGCCGCTGCCGGAAGAATTCCTGGCGTTGGCGCGCTTTGCGTCCGACTACTACCACCACCCGCTGGGCCAGACGCTGTTCACCGCCTTGCCCACCGGCCTGCGCGAGCCGCGCGACGTGGTCCGTCCCGACCGCCGCCCCTTCGCGCTGACCGCCGCCGGCCTGGGCGAGCCGCCGCCGGCGCGGCAGAAAGCACGTCTCGCGCTGTGGCAAGCACTGCAAGATGGCCCGCTGAGCCTGGCCGAGGCCAAGGCGGCGACGCCGCAGGCCGGCAAGCTGTTGGCCGATTGGCTGGCCGAAGGCAAGGCCGAGCGTACGACGCCGGAGCGCCCGCCGCTGCGGCTGGGGCGCGCGCCGGCGCTGAACGAAGAGCAGGGCGCGGCGCTGGCCGCGCTTTCGGCGAGCGAAGGCTTCCAGCCCTGGCTGCTGCACGGGGTCACCGGCAGCGGCAAGACCGAGGTTTACCTGCGGCTGATCGCCGAGCGGCTGGCCGAAAAGCGGCAGACGCTGGTGCTGGTGCCGGAAATCAATCTGACGCCGCAACTGATCAATCGCTTCGCCGACCGTTTTCCCGACAGCCGCATCGTGGTCCAGCACAGCCACCTGGCCGACGGCGAGCGCATGCATGGCTGGCTGGACGCCTGGCACGGCGACGCCGACGTGGTGATCGGCACCCGCTTGTCGGTGTTCACGCCCTTGCCGCGGCTGGGGCTGATCGTGGTGGACGAGGAGCACGACGGCTCGTTCAAGCAGCAGGATGGCCTGCGCTACCACGCCCGCGATCTGGCGGTGTGGCGCGCGCGCCGCGCCGGCATCGCCATCGTGCTGGGGTCTGCCACGCCCAGCCTGGAGACGGTGGCCAATGTCGAGGCCGGCCGCTACAAGAAGCTGGCGCTGACCCGTCGCGCCCACGGCGCGGCCAGGCTGCCGGACGTGCGGCTGGTGGACACGCGGCGCAAGAAGCTGGCCGAAGGCCTGTCCGAAGCGGTGCTGGACGCGCTGAAGGCCAGGCTCGCGCGCAAGGAGATGAGCCTGGTGTTCATCAACCGCCGCGGCTTCGCGCCGGTGGTCGCCTGCACCGCCTGCGGCTGGACCAGCGGCTGCCCGCATTGCTCGGCCAAACTGGTGGTGCACCTGATGGAGCGCAAGCTGCGCTGCCACCACTGCGGCTGGGAGGAGCCGGTGCCGCGCGCCTGCCCGGACTGCGGCGATCCGGACATCAAACCGCTGGGCGAGGGCACGCAGCGGCTGGAGTCGGCGCTGCAGCGCATGCTGCCGGAAGCCAGGGTGCTGCGGATAGACCGCGACACCACCAGCCGCAAGGACGCCTGGGACGAGGTTTACCGCAAGGTGCACGGCGGAGAGGTGGACATCCTGGTCGGCACCCAGATGCTGGCCAAGGGCCACGATTTCGGCACCTTGTCGCTGGTGGCGGCGCTGGGCGCGGACGGCGGCTTGTACTCGGCCGATTTCCGCGCCTCGGAGCGTCTGTTCGCGCAGCTGATGCAGGTGGCCGGCCGGGCCGGCCGCGCCGACGCGCCGGGCGAGGTGCTGATCCAGACGCAATGGCCGGACCACCCGCTGTACCACGCGCTGGTGGCCCACGATTTCGACGGCTACGCGGCAGCGCTGCTGAACGAGCGCCGCCAGGCCGGCTTCCCGCCGTCCACTTTCCAGGCGCTGTTGCGCGCCGACAGCCCAGAGCTGGCCCGGGCCGCCGCCTTCCTGCGCCAGGCGCGCGAGGCGATGGAGCCGTTGGCCGAGAGGGTGCTGATTTCCGGCCCGGCGCCTGCCTTGATGGCGCGGCTGGCCCAGCGCGAACGCGCGCAGCTGGTGCTGGAGTCGCCGCAGCGCGGCGCGCTGCACCGGCTGCTCCATCAGCTGCCGCCGCTGCTGGACGGCCTGGCGAAGGCCCACGGCCGCGCTTTGCGCTGGTCGCTGGACGTGGACCCGCAGGAATTATGA
- the dacB gene encoding D-alanyl-D-alanine carboxypeptidase/D-alanyl-D-alanine endopeptidase: protein MAFAKWPLLLALACAPALALDLHGLKPDEIAVWAAPVEGDGPATAHRADAPVNPASTMKLLTGWAALNRLGPDYRWKTALLSAAPVEGDALKGDLYWLGGGDPRFDNGDLLSLLYSLRLRGIRQLDGRLLLDKRAFVNVAGADDFDGDAGRAFVVAPDTHLVNLKVAWLTFFNDGQGPRVALDPPLAGVELRAALQPGPDEPCPDVRRFISIENDGRQVRATGSLPPACDGQRAYVNVLGHDAFAGQDFAALWRALGGTGPLRAARGRAPDDARELASWQSQPLAVALSDINKYSNNTMARTLFLTLGREAGGGDTAAAAERALREELIHRGMDDVGALVLENGSGLSRRERVTARMLGEVLLDAARGPYAGEFIASLPIAATDGTLKKRFADLGPRLRMKTGTLNDVKALAGYWQAADGRRLAIVAIVNSPRAMESGKALDAVVADLARGFNTETMRSSARR from the coding sequence ATGGCATTCGCGAAATGGCCGCTGCTGCTGGCGCTGGCCTGCGCGCCGGCGCTGGCGCTGGATCTGCATGGCCTGAAGCCGGACGAGATCGCGGTGTGGGCGGCGCCGGTGGAGGGGGACGGCCCGGCGACCGCCCATCGGGCGGACGCCCCGGTGAATCCGGCGTCGACGATGAAGCTGCTGACCGGCTGGGCGGCGCTGAACCGGCTGGGGCCGGACTATCGCTGGAAGACCGCGCTGCTGTCGGCCGCGCCGGTGGAGGGCGACGCGCTGAAGGGCGATCTCTACTGGCTGGGCGGCGGCGATCCGCGCTTCGACAACGGCGACCTGTTGAGCCTGCTGTACAGCCTGCGGCTGCGGGGCATCCGCCAATTGGACGGCCGGCTGCTGCTGGACAAGCGCGCTTTCGTCAATGTGGCCGGCGCCGACGATTTCGACGGCGACGCCGGCCGCGCCTTCGTGGTGGCGCCGGACACCCATCTGGTGAACCTGAAAGTGGCCTGGCTGACCTTCTTCAACGATGGCCAAGGGCCGAGGGTGGCGCTGGACCCGCCGCTGGCCGGCGTTGAATTGCGCGCCGCGCTGCAGCCGGGGCCGGATGAGCCTTGCCCCGATGTGCGCCGCTTCATCTCCATCGAGAACGACGGCCGCCAGGTGCGGGCGACCGGCAGCCTGCCGCCGGCTTGCGATGGCCAGCGAGCCTACGTCAACGTGTTGGGGCACGACGCGTTCGCCGGCCAGGACTTCGCCGCGCTGTGGCGGGCGCTGGGCGGAACCGGGCCGCTGCGGGCGGCGCGCGGCCGCGCGCCGGACGACGCGCGCGAGCTGGCGTCCTGGCAGTCGCAGCCCTTGGCGGTGGCGCTGTCCGACATCAACAAGTACAGCAACAACACCATGGCGCGGACCTTGTTTCTGACCTTGGGGCGGGAGGCGGGCGGCGGCGACACCGCGGCGGCGGCCGAGCGCGCGCTGCGCGAGGAGTTGATCCATCGCGGCATGGACGACGTCGGCGCGCTGGTGTTGGAGAACGGCTCCGGCCTGTCGCGGCGCGAACGGGTAACCGCGCGGATGCTGGGCGAGGTGCTGCTGGACGCCGCGCGCGGCCCGTACGCCGGAGAATTCATTGCCAGCCTGCCGATCGCCGCCACCGACGGCACGCTGAAGAAGCGCTTCGCCGATCTGGGCCCGCGGCTGCGGATGAAGACCGGCACGCTGAACGACGTCAAGGCGCTGGCAGGCTACTGGCAGGCGGCCGACGGCCGCCGCCTGGCCATCGTCGCCATCGTCAACAGCCCGCGGGCGATGGAGTCCGGCAAGGCGCTGGACGCGGTGGTGGCGGACCTGGCGCGCGGCTTCAACACCGAGACGATGCGATCCAGCGCAAGGCGCTGA
- the grxC gene encoding glutaredoxin 3: MKPVTMYTTAVCPYCVRAKQLLASKGVSGIIEIRIDLDPDARDKMMALTGRRTVPQIFIGDTHVGGCDDLVALSQAGKLDPLLAD; this comes from the coding sequence ATGAAACCGGTAACCATGTATACCACCGCGGTCTGTCCCTATTGCGTGCGCGCCAAACAACTGTTGGCCAGCAAGGGCGTCAGCGGCATCATCGAGATCCGCATCGACCTCGATCCGGACGCGCGCGACAAGATGATGGCGCTGACCGGCCGCCGCACCGTGCCGCAGATCTTCATCGGCGACACTCACGTCGGCGGCTGCGACGACCTGGTGGCGCTGAGCCAGGCGGGCAAGCTGGATCCGCTGCTGGCGGACTGA
- the secB gene encoding protein-export chaperone SecB, protein MSEQEQQPAFSIEKIYVKDMSLEVPNAPQVFLEQAQPEIDMQLASAGQQLDDGFFEVTLTVTVTAKLPEKTMFLCEVAQGGIFQIRNIPAEDLDPILGVACPNILFPYAREAVSSIVNRAGFPPVLLAPINFEALYMQQRAQQAEAGNA, encoded by the coding sequence ATGAGCGAACAAGAGCAACAACCGGCGTTTTCCATCGAAAAAATCTATGTGAAGGACATGTCTCTGGAGGTGCCGAACGCGCCGCAGGTATTCCTGGAGCAGGCCCAGCCGGAAATCGACATGCAACTGGCCAGCGCCGGCCAACAGCTGGACGACGGTTTCTTCGAAGTGACCCTGACCGTCACGGTGACCGCCAAGCTGCCGGAAAAAACCATGTTCCTGTGCGAAGTGGCCCAAGGCGGCATCTTCCAGATTCGCAATATCCCGGCAGAAGACCTGGACCCGATCCTGGGCGTGGCCTGCCCGAACATCCTGTTCCCGTACGCCCGCGAAGCGGTGTCCAGCATCGTGAACCGCGCGGGCTTCCCGCCGGTGTTGCTGGCCCCGATCAATTTCGAAGCGCTGTACATGCAGCAGCGCGCCCAGCAAGCCGAAGCCGGCAACGCCTGA
- a CDS encoding SH3 domain-containing protein, translated as MKRLVLPLLLASALAAPSAQALEFRSVKETGVALYEAPSLSAKKLFAVSRYYPVEVLQNQKEWARVRDATGGIAWIPAAALSKQRWLLVVTPQAGVRGKPAEDGKLLFTVPKDGVLELQEAPQAGWAKVRHRDGSVGYARITDLWGL; from the coding sequence ATGAAGCGTCTCGTCCTGCCGCTGCTGCTGGCGTCCGCGCTGGCGGCCCCGTCCGCCCAAGCCCTGGAATTCCGGTCGGTCAAGGAAACCGGCGTCGCGCTGTACGAGGCGCCTTCGCTGAGCGCGAAGAAGCTGTTCGCGGTCAGCCGTTATTACCCGGTGGAAGTGCTGCAAAACCAGAAAGAATGGGCGCGCGTGCGCGATGCCACCGGCGGCATCGCCTGGATTCCGGCCGCCGCGCTGTCCAAGCAGCGTTGGCTGCTGGTGGTGACGCCGCAGGCCGGCGTGCGCGGCAAGCCGGCCGAGGACGGCAAGCTGCTGTTCACCGTGCCCAAGGACGGCGTGCTGGAGTTGCAGGAGGCGCCGCAGGCCGGATGGGCCAAGGTGCGCCACCGCGACGGCAGCGTCGGCTATGCTCGTATTACCGACCTCTGGGGCTTGTAA
- a CDS encoding NAD(P)H-dependent glycerol-3-phosphate dehydrogenase produces MKLAILGAGAWGTALAIAFARHHQVTLWARDAEQIRLMGEERVNRRYLPECPFPDRLKLTSDLAAAVRDAELVLIVTPMAGLRPTLKALTALDASTPPVLWACKGFESGSSLLPHQVVAEELPADHLCGVLSGPSFAREVAQGLPAAATIASDHAEFAASVARELHSPLLRLYANDDLVGVEVGGAVKNVMAIATGVADGLGCGLNARAALITRGLAEITRLAMALGASPQTMMGLSGMGDLILTCTGALSRNRQVGLKLAEGKPLAQALDELGHVAEGVATAREVLTMAERLQVDMPITAAVCGLLYQGHDPRQVVDGLLSRSPKSESGVELE; encoded by the coding sequence ATGAAACTGGCCATTCTCGGCGCGGGCGCCTGGGGCACCGCGCTGGCGATCGCGTTCGCCCGCCACCATCAGGTGACGTTGTGGGCGCGCGACGCCGAGCAGATCCGGCTGATGGGCGAGGAGAGGGTGAACCGGCGCTACCTGCCGGAGTGCCCGTTTCCCGACCGGCTGAAGCTGACATCCGATCTCGCCGCCGCTGTCCGCGACGCCGAGCTGGTGCTGATCGTCACGCCGATGGCGGGGCTGCGTCCCACGCTGAAGGCGTTGACCGCGCTGGACGCCTCGACGCCGCCGGTGCTGTGGGCGTGCAAGGGCTTCGAGTCCGGCTCCAGCCTGTTGCCGCACCAGGTGGTGGCGGAGGAGTTGCCGGCCGATCACTTGTGCGGCGTGCTGTCCGGGCCCAGCTTCGCCCGCGAAGTGGCGCAGGGTCTGCCGGCCGCGGCGACCATCGCTTCCGACCACGCGGAATTCGCCGCCAGCGTCGCGCGCGAGCTGCACAGCCCGCTGCTGCGGCTGTACGCCAATGACGATCTGGTGGGCGTGGAAGTGGGTGGCGCGGTGAAGAACGTGATGGCGATCGCCACCGGCGTCGCCGACGGCCTGGGCTGCGGTCTGAACGCGCGCGCGGCGCTGATCACGCGCGGCCTGGCCGAGATCACCCGCCTCGCGATGGCGCTGGGCGCCAGCCCGCAAACCATGATGGGCTTGTCGGGCATGGGGGATCTGATCCTCACCTGCACCGGCGCGCTGTCGCGCAACCGCCAGGTGGGGTTGAAGCTGGCCGAGGGCAAGCCGCTGGCGCAGGCGCTGGACGAGCTGGGCCACGTGGCCGAGGGCGTGGCCACCGCGCGCGAGGTGCTGACCATGGCCGAGCGGCTGCAGGTGGACATGCCGATCACCGCCGCGGTGTGCGGCCTGCTGTACCAGGGGCACGATCCCAGGCAAGTGGTGGACGGCTTGCTTAGCCGCTCGCCCAAGTCTGAATCCGGCGTAGAGCTGGAGTAA
- the folE gene encoding GTP cyclohydrolase I FolE: protein MSFSDDHDHSACQRPLDRVRPFDAAAFEQAVADMLTASGIAIDPIHTGKTAQRVRELWQKRLLDGYDTEPAEALGSGFADERRDMVVIRSLAVHGMCPHHLLPFRGVAHVAYLPGGRLHGFGRIARMVDAISHRYTYQEWITHEISRTLVEHGGARGAACLIEAEQLCLLMGENRRGDERVITQCYAGEFETDASARNEFLRAIER from the coding sequence ATGTCCTTTTCCGACGATCACGACCACTCCGCTTGCCAGCGCCCGCTCGACCGCGTCCGGCCCTTCGACGCCGCCGCCTTCGAACAGGCGGTGGCCGACATGCTGACCGCCAGCGGCATCGCCATCGATCCCATCCATACCGGCAAGACCGCGCAGCGCGTGCGCGAGCTGTGGCAGAAGCGCCTGCTGGACGGCTACGACACCGAGCCGGCCGAGGCATTGGGCAGCGGCTTCGCCGACGAGCGCCGCGACATGGTGGTGATCCGCAGCCTGGCGGTGCACGGCATGTGCCCGCATCACCTGCTGCCCTTCCGCGGCGTCGCCCACGTCGCCTACCTGCCCGGCGGCCGGCTGCACGGCTTCGGCCGCATCGCGCGGATGGTGGACGCCATCAGCCACCGCTACACCTACCAGGAGTGGATCACCCACGAGATCTCCCGCACCCTGGTCGAACATGGCGGGGCCCGCGGCGCCGCCTGCCTGATCGAGGCCGAGCAGCTGTGCCTGCTGATGGGGGAGAACCGGCGCGGCGACGAAAGGGTGATCACCCAGTGCTACGCCGGCGAATTCGAAACCGACGCCAGCGCCCGCAACGAATTCCTGCGCGCGATCGAGCGCTGA
- a CDS encoding DUF4153 domain-containing protein yields the protein MNTLHLRAAIGLLQGIALYALYRASNHIGWLALHPMLFSPLLLAAASLPLLCQTGLDAMRPSRLAAWLAALAAVIAAVGAHDRWRAGLENIARPDLMPGASAVLGGGLLLFIAWPLILAGEGERRWRAAYPAYFDAAWKLGLQLALSSLFLGVFWLILFLGAELFSLVGINGLRQLIEQSEFAIPASTLALSAGLHLTDVRPGIIQGLRSLLLTLLSWLLPLLAMLIAAFLALLPFTGLDSLWKTGHASALLLGASALLIFLLNTAYQDGRQASGRVIRLSQRAACLLLAPLQALAAYALALRVGQYGWSPERVFAACCVALGACYAAGYGWAALRRSPGLPGVAAANVGAAWLSLALLFALLTPLADPAQISVSSQLARLQAGQANADRFDFDFLRYRGLRYGHAALLRLRDEPGMNVAIRRKAADALSEDKREAKPKTPAQAVRPRGQTALPAGFLAQDWKLAAKRAPELPSCLQDGGDECDAYVGDYSGGGKAEVLLAEKLPARWSLFRQDAHGQWTLAATYDLPGACQAPLDALAAGRARAVAPRLPDLEAGGLRLQPRYPRAERECPDPRK from the coding sequence ATGAACACACTCCATCTGCGCGCCGCCATCGGCCTGCTGCAAGGGATCGCGCTTTACGCGCTGTACCGCGCCTCGAACCACATCGGCTGGCTGGCGCTCCACCCCATGCTGTTCTCGCCGCTGCTGCTCGCCGCCGCGTCGCTGCCCTTGCTGTGCCAGACCGGATTGGACGCGATGCGCCCTTCGCGGCTGGCCGCCTGGCTGGCGGCGCTGGCCGCCGTCATCGCCGCAGTCGGCGCGCACGACCGTTGGCGGGCTGGGCTGGAAAACATCGCCCGCCCGGACCTGATGCCTGGCGCGTCCGCGGTGCTGGGGGGCGGCCTGCTGCTGTTCATCGCCTGGCCGCTGATCCTGGCCGGCGAGGGCGAACGGCGCTGGCGGGCGGCCTACCCTGCCTATTTCGACGCGGCCTGGAAGCTGGGCCTGCAACTGGCGCTTTCCAGCCTGTTTCTCGGCGTGTTCTGGCTGATCCTGTTCCTGGGCGCCGAGCTGTTCTCGCTGGTGGGCATCAACGGCCTGCGCCAGTTGATCGAGCAATCCGAATTCGCGATACCGGCCAGCACGCTCGCGCTGTCCGCCGGCCTGCATCTGACTGATGTCCGTCCGGGCATCATCCAGGGCCTGCGCTCGCTGCTGCTGACCCTGCTGTCCTGGCTGCTGCCGCTGCTGGCGATGCTGATCGCCGCCTTCCTCGCGCTGCTGCCCTTCACCGGGCTGGACAGCCTGTGGAAGACTGGTCACGCCTCCGCGCTGCTGCTGGGCGCGAGCGCGCTGCTGATCTTCCTGCTGAACACCGCCTATCAGGACGGGCGCCAAGCCAGCGGACGCGTCATCCGGCTCAGCCAGCGCGCCGCCTGCCTGCTGCTCGCGCCGCTGCAGGCGCTGGCCGCCTACGCGCTGGCGCTGCGCGTCGGCCAGTACGGCTGGTCGCCGGAGCGGGTGTTCGCCGCCTGCTGCGTCGCGCTCGGCGCCTGCTATGCCGCCGGCTACGGCTGGGCGGCGCTGCGGCGAAGTCCCGGACTCCCCGGCGTGGCCGCCGCCAATGTCGGCGCCGCCTGGCTGTCGCTCGCCCTGCTGTTCGCCTTGCTGACGCCGCTGGCCGACCCGGCGCAGATCTCGGTGTCCAGCCAGCTGGCCAGGCTGCAGGCAGGCCAGGCCAACGCCGATCGTTTCGACTTCGACTTCCTGCGCTACCGCGGGTTGCGCTATGGCCATGCCGCGCTGCTGCGTCTGCGGGATGAGCCAGGCATGAACGTCGCCATCCGCCGCAAGGCGGCGGACGCGCTCAGCGAAGATAAGCGGGAAGCCAAGCCCAAGACGCCGGCGCAAGCGGTCCGCCCGCGCGGCCAGACCGCGCTGCCGGCCGGCTTTCTGGCCCAGGACTGGAAGCTCGCGGCCAAGCGCGCGCCCGAACTGCCATCCTGCCTGCAGGACGGCGGCGACGAGTGCGACGCCTATGTCGGCGATTACAGCGGCGGCGGCAAAGCGGAAGTGCTGCTGGCGGAAAAGCTGCCTGCGCGCTGGTCGCTGTTCCGGCAAGACGCCCATGGCCAGTGGACGCTGGCGGCCACCTACGACCTTCCCGGGGCCTGCCAGGCGCCGCTGGACGCGCTGGCGGCGGGGCGCGCGCGCGCCGTTGCGCCGCGGCTGCCGGACCTGGAGGCCGGCGGCTTGCGGCTGCAGCCGCGCTACCCTCGCGCCGAACGGGAATGCCCCGACCCGAGGAAATGA